Genomic segment of Ranitomeya imitator isolate aRanImi1 chromosome 6, aRanImi1.pri, whole genome shotgun sequence:
atgttgggaaaaggtctcttgatgttcccacaaaactctctccaactgctccaactgcacgggggtcagcttctcccgatccactcccatctgctccatgatcacatggccattccattcctccgtaggaggctcagtccggcctacctcgaccgcgaatgtccaggatgactgttggtctggtggcaattcgaaccctgcattttctggcaccttctctgccggcacgaacagttcagccagtatggtcccagcgggaattgcaacagcttcatctaaaacattgatgcatcggaccggcactcgtccattcttcacaatcgccaaagaccgggcaacatgtaccttggcaaatgaggaatcctctcgggcgggctcaagtagcacttcaagcccattcaatctctgtgcagctcccacaggcagcattaacagttcctcttgtctgggtcccagcaggatcggggccctcgaagtcactcggacctggCCCACCCAGCCACCTGGGAccacacttttcagcaagtcgcaactcagcactagacggtgtagaattctctgtgtgggtcggtgtcttgtcgcacgggcccagtatcggggtccttcactggcatacatctggtgattcaagtctcgcagcacgttcattccgagcgtcacttccatccctcttctaggagggtgatccaccagtactacccctttctgccccagctcttgaccaaacatttttagttgcatccacacgattcccttgactgacaattgaccattatttgcggcggtcagtcgtatcacttggccatcctctggaatcactagtcgactgaagtatctctcatatacttctagaggcattatagtacactcggatcccgtgtcaaccaagcacctcatcttccgcccttcaaactctgcttctatcactggactacatgcaaacaaatcttgttcattccgtcgagggctttgtgtgtgtggggccgctgctgcttgccctctcatggcagcggccggaagtttaaagccagcgacggggtttctggggctatacgcgtccggcagtaacgcgagatgtgtccctggcgaccacacttccagcaggtgattgttcctcatgggcgagggcttgactcattctgataggacgacctggccatttgcggggtcaccgttccagggggtggggcaggaggttcccgtgagggggtagaggcgggatcaactgtcagttgagacaatttcagcttcaactccttcacctcagcacgcaaagcttgtacacgcttaccagcccctcttcccccgaccctgatgacccccttcctccagctgggcactgttcactgacccctcgggagcataggctgatttctcttccctttccactgcagctcggtaaatctgccagaaagataactctggtgcaacccgggccatttccaacagtttgtcccggagaagtctattggctaaaccggtgatgaattggtcccggagaaagcggtctacctcccggaacgcccccatggcccccgggtctagtcgctgcatctcattcaacatctcttgtaaaatattagagtactgcaccagggactcacactctctctggggacgattaaagaatagggaccaaagctgggccacacgcgctcggccccccaaactcccctctaacagttccaaaatcttttctaatgtatccctctctgattctgggcgcaccatcaccatacgcctaatatcaccctccagtgcatttaatgccagctcagcgcgtaacgcgggggtcaaattacacatgcgcagaatactccggattctctcagcccaatcttgcaacgccatattgcgcccatcgtatttcggcatgtgctgaagtaaagcccctacaggcacataccctcccggggtcgccgcggctgccaggggaaccccaacccccgaggaggatgcggctacagcggggtcatttccaccctcgccctcgtccatgacaaacactggatcctgccgactacgccaaaaatgtaatgaccagaggtccgaataagatccagtgagtcacaaaccaagaccaaggcagaaatctccaacggtatttactcaaaggcaaattaatcaaggtaatatggagaatattaaggcagatgcaccccaaagatacactaattcagcagcaactgaaatcactgtgccactcaaaggtctcctgagaactgtatactacaacagactagtaagaaatttacctaacaggcaactaaaaacaggaacaagtgtaaattgaatgtagtgttattaagggagcccctggaatggcacattgagtataacttacacaactctaatataagatacacctctaaagtaacaattaaacactcagagcagagatacccgggtatctataactatggtaccatatcctgagatggatttcctctcaggcaggaatccgcacaggctgcagccagtccatatcttcagcgccaataagttacagcaagctcctcttgtcggccgatgccgagcccaaacgccggggacttagttagtggtctcacgatgttgtctctgcttctgtagctcctaggaacgcttccacgacaacccgtccgtctctgtatcagcagtctgcccagacttgtttctccactcaatgcacagggaatccacagacttccaaatacgtactgggttttagtaaagtctcagtcttttcttagatcaagggttagctcttctccaggaaacgttagcaacaaaagtctctcaaaagcttcttttcctccaaacacactcgcagtaaatccacacacagtctctttttaagatatcacagcagcttctgccttttcttcctgcctttttctctcagctctcacttccttgtttcactttacacacaagacaccagaccccaccccccagcacacattgtctccgggagttttgcagggtctgtcctctgctgcagcaggcaaataccacagggtcctagtgccctctcagtgggactgcagttcactctcttacacaatgtcaaattgtccaccacatgagtccaaatctgctgcaacctatccaccacagtatctacaccaggacagtccgaagactcaacctgccctgaagagaaacgagcatggaaaccagaattgcagaaaaacggcgaaaccaaagtagccgagctggcccgattattaagggcgaactcagccaacggcaaaaaggacacccaatcatcctgatcagcagaaacaaagcatctcagatatgtctccaaagtctgattagttcgttcggtttggccatttgtctgaggatggaaagccgaggaaaaagacaaatcgataccgatcctagcacaaaaggatcgccaaaacctcgaaacaaactgggaacctgtgtccgaaacgatgttctctggaatgccatgtaaacgaaccacatgctggaaaaacaatggcaccaaatcagaggaggaaggtaatttagacaagggtaccaaatggaccatcttagaaaagcgatcacaaaccacccaaatcaccaacatcttttgagagacggggagatccgaaataaaatccatagaaatatgcgtccagggcctcttcgggaccggcaagggcaaaagcaacccactggcacgagaacagcagggcttagcccgagcacaaatcccacaggactgcacaaaagaacgcacatcccgcgacagagacggccaccaaaaggatctagccactaactctctggtaccaaagattccaggataaccagccaacaccgaacaatgaacctcagagatgactttggacaaatagtttctccgctgggcaacgatcaggtttattagcctgaaatttctgcagcacccgccgcaaatcaggggagatggcagacacaattactccctctttgaggatacccgccggctcagatacacctggagagtcgggcacaaaactcctagacagagcatccgccttcacatttttagagcccggaaggtatgaaataattGTATTCCAATGGACAATGGAGCCACTGCAGGAGGGTGAGAGGCTGCTGTGTGATTACAGGGTGAGCTCCGCTTCTTCATCCTCTGCGGATATTGCGGCACTTTCTCCAGTTACCAGAATTCTGCGACTTTCATATCGTTCTGATGTAATTATTATTACTGCTCATAAATAAGACAAGGAGCCCCCGACATGGACCAATAGTGACACCTGAGTCTGTGCCCAGATCCGCCACTAGGGGGCAATGAATCAGACTGTGCGGCCAATATGTGCGGTAATATCGCCCCCGTGTGGTCAGTGCTGAGAACGGCTCATTACAGGAGACTAACAGGACAGGAATCCCGCACTGTCTGCCGGATAGGAGTTGTAGTCACATCCGCTCTCTCCTCTCCACATCCAGATATCACACACAAGACCCGGATGTGTTATTATCACTACACAGCTCATCACACATCACtgaggagagagaaagaaagagaaatacAGACATGAGATCAGCCAATCAGTGAGAGGTGAGGGGAGGAACCTGTAATGCGACACGCCCCCGAGAGGCGGCATCTTTGTCCAGTTCTCACTCCGGTCCGCCACCCTCTATATAAAGGAAGGACTCCGTGCTGATCTCACAGTCTGCTGAAGATTTCTAGAACGATGTCTGGTCGCGGTAAAGGAGGGaaaggtctcgggaagggcggcgccaaGCGGCACCGGAAGGTGCTCCGGgataacatccagggcatcaccaagcctgccatccgTCGTCTCgctcgcagaggaggcgtcaagcgcatctccggcctcatctatgaggagactcgcggtgtcctgaaagtcttcctggagaacgtgatccgtgacgccgtcacctacaccgagcacgccaagaggaagaccgtcaccgccatggacgtggtgtacgcgctgaagcgccagggccgcactctctacggcttcggaggttaattgtgttctCTTCTGTCCTCACCCCCCAAAGGCTCTTCTCAGAGCCGCCCACATCTTCTAAGAAAAAGCCGTGACCTCTAATATGTGCCATCAGCGGCTGAACCAGAAGGGCTTCCGGATATACAGCGGTATATGGGGGCAACTACGGATAGAATATAGACCGCGCTATATACATTCCAGCACTGGACACTTACTGCTCTATACCGCTATATCAcagtatgcagcactatatgggggtacaAAGAGCTGTCTAGAAGGACACGTTTCTATATAGAGGTATTTATTTCTACATGGAAGGTTTACAGCTGTATTTGGGGATTACAGGGGGCATATAGCGCTATATGGGGGTAGACGGAGCCGTAGGTGGAGTCCGACTGCTCACAGGAAATGTCCCTCATTAGTGTCTGATACTCCGCTGTGAGCTCTACATGTAGATAGCACGTCCCGGAGTATCGGGGGGACGGCGGCCTCTGCCGGTGATTCTCCACATCAGTGACGGCGGCCTCTCCCGGAGGACGATCCCGTGTGCGGCGGATCAGGAGGACAGGACTCCGCGCTGTAATCTCCACCGACCACTCAGGTCTCAGGTTATTTGGAGAATCATGAACTAAACCGAATCATGCTATACCAGATGAGTGAGATTCCAGAATATCAGATCTGGGGAGCAAAGGGTTAAATCCAGGCGCCACTGATCCCAGCGACTCGCTGAGAACTGACAGATCAGTAGTGACGGCTCCGAGCTGTAGAGGAGCTCAGCCCCGGATCTCACCATCACCCTCCTCAGCCTTCACCTCTATGGCGCCACCTGCTGTTTGTCCCGTCGCTAGAGACCCGGGCTGTGCAGCCGCAGACACGGCGGGAAGACTGGAGAGGACACAGGAGCATGGACGTCGCTCGGTGTCGGGTCGGACCATCCGGTCTTGTATATTGATCCCCCGCTGGATCCCTGATTAGTGGCGCAGTATCCGCAGAAGCAGCGCTGGACATAGCGGAGCCGGTGCACGGACTGATCGGTGGCCGCATCCTTCTCGCTCTGTTACTGACGGTTCTCACCAGTTGTTTCTAGTTGGGGAAATGTCGCAGCGATCAG
This window contains:
- the LOC138641535 gene encoding histone H4; translation: MSGRGKGGKGLGKGGAKRHRKVLRDNIQGITKPAIRRLARRGGVKRISGLIYEETRGVLKVFLENVIRDAVTYTEHAKRKTVTAMDVVYALKRQGRTLYGFGG